Proteins from a single region of Verrucosispora sp. NA02020:
- a CDS encoding FHA domain-containing protein, giving the protein MPELVITVARFGFLVLLWIFVFTVVGVIRRDLFAGARSGRLVAAPRAVGASTGQATAKPAKVKRGRAAHQLVVTAGQLAGTRITLGEAQITIGRAEDSTLVITDDYASARHARLVPRDGQWFVEDLGSTNGTYLDRAKVTGPTPVPLGVPIRIGRTSLELRP; this is encoded by the coding sequence TTGCCGGAACTCGTCATCACCGTCGCCCGGTTCGGATTCCTCGTCCTGCTGTGGATCTTCGTGTTCACGGTGGTCGGCGTCATCCGTCGGGACCTGTTCGCGGGGGCCCGCTCAGGTCGGCTCGTGGCCGCACCCCGAGCGGTCGGCGCGTCGACCGGTCAGGCGACGGCGAAGCCGGCGAAGGTCAAGCGGGGACGGGCGGCACACCAACTGGTGGTGACCGCGGGGCAACTGGCCGGCACCCGGATCACGTTGGGCGAGGCACAGATAACCATCGGTCGGGCCGAGGACTCCACCCTCGTCATCACCGACGACTACGCCTCCGCGCGACACGCCCGGCTCGTACCGCGTGACGGGCAGTGGTTCGTCGAGGATCTCGGCTCGACTAACGGGACGTACCTCGATCGCGCTAAGGTCACCGGACCGACCCCCGTCCCCCTCGGCGTGCCGATCCGGATCGGCCGCACCTCTCTCGAATTACGGCCATGA
- a CDS encoding PP2C family serine/threonine-protein phosphatase translates to MTLTLRYAAHSDRGLIRDGNQDSVYAGPRLLAVADGMGGMAAGDVASNIVIGAMAPLDEDVPGDALVDALRSAVGTANQQLRDTVEANPQLEGMGTTLTATLFSGSKLGMVHIGDSRAYLLRDGEFAQITKDDTYVQMLVDEGRISPEEASSHPQRSLLTRALDGRDIDPEYSVRQVLTGDRYLICSDGLSGVVSAETIGETMREYTDPQQCVERLVQLALRGGGPDNITVIIADATDRDIVEAAPIVGGAAARDRGMATSADVSTPAARASALSAPRPPVPEEPAGNGDDEPEPRRRPLRALAMTTALAVILAGSLYGGYTYTQRQYYVGATQDGQVAVFRGIQGQIAGMDLSTVHSESSAQLDDLTLAAQEQVKQGIPAKSEPDAERRLAELTVDSPTNVNLKPICPPATPPPPTPDAGEPSPAPDAPSGSPSPVRSASVSATGGSATPPVRPSDNGAAALPTGTPDATPDTFSPTVDPAACRSPE, encoded by the coding sequence ATGACTCTGACCCTGCGCTATGCGGCCCACAGCGACCGCGGTCTGATCCGTGACGGTAACCAGGATTCCGTCTACGCCGGACCGCGGCTACTCGCCGTCGCCGACGGCATGGGCGGCATGGCCGCCGGTGACGTCGCCAGCAACATCGTCATCGGTGCCATGGCGCCGCTCGACGAGGACGTCCCCGGTGACGCCCTGGTCGACGCGTTGCGTTCCGCCGTGGGCACCGCCAACCAGCAGCTCCGCGACACCGTGGAAGCCAACCCACAGCTGGAGGGGATGGGCACCACGCTCACCGCGACCCTCTTCTCCGGCAGCAAGCTGGGCATGGTCCACATCGGTGACTCGCGGGCCTATCTCCTTCGTGACGGCGAGTTCGCGCAGATCACCAAGGACGACACCTACGTCCAGATGCTCGTCGACGAAGGCCGGATCAGCCCGGAGGAGGCGAGCAGCCACCCCCAGCGCTCGCTGCTCACCCGGGCCCTGGACGGCCGGGACATCGACCCCGAGTACTCCGTGCGCCAGGTGCTCACCGGTGACCGCTACCTGATCTGCTCCGACGGACTCTCCGGCGTGGTCAGTGCGGAGACCATCGGCGAGACCATGCGCGAGTACACCGACCCGCAGCAGTGTGTCGAGCGACTCGTGCAGCTCGCCCTGCGCGGCGGCGGTCCGGACAACATCACCGTGATCATCGCGGACGCCACCGACCGGGACATCGTCGAGGCGGCACCGATCGTCGGCGGCGCTGCCGCCCGCGACCGTGGCATGGCTACCTCGGCCGACGTCTCCACCCCGGCCGCCCGGGCCTCGGCGCTCTCCGCCCCCCGCCCGCCCGTGCCGGAGGAGCCCGCCGGCAACGGCGACGACGAGCCGGAGCCCCGTCGGCGACCGCTGCGGGCGCTGGCGATGACGACCGCCCTGGCGGTGATCCTCGCCGGCAGCCTCTACGGCGGGTACACCTACACCCAGCGGCAGTACTACGTCGGCGCCACGCAGGACGGTCAGGTGGCCGTGTTCCGCGGCATCCAGGGCCAGATCGCCGGGATGGACCTCTCCACGGTCCACTCCGAGAGCAGCGCCCAGCTCGACGATCTCACCCTCGCGGCACAGGAGCAGGTCAAGCAGGGCATCCCGGCCAAGAGCGAGCCGGACGCGGAACGCCGACTGGCCGAGTTGACGGTGGACAGCCCCACCAACGTCAACCTCAAGCCGATCTGCCCGCCCGCGACGCCCCCGCCCCCGACCCCCGACGCGGGCGAACCCTCGCCGGCACCGGATGCGCCGAGCGGCTCACCGAGCCCGGTCCGCAGCGCGTCGGTCTCCGCCACGGGCGGCTCCGCGACCCCACCGGTGCGGCCGTCCGACAACGGGGCGGCGGCCCTGCCCACCGGTACGCCCGACGCCACGCCCGACACCTTCTCGCCCACCGTCGACCCGGCGGCCTGCCGGTCGCCCGAGTAG
- a CDS encoding FtsW/RodA/SpoVE family cell cycle protein, whose amino-acid sequence MALVAAYGAMVEANVLDTVTPTFWVPAAALTAVFLGLHLVIRFLAPFADPALLPAVALLNGLGVGFLHRLDLARSAPEDRVDMATFAGTGGRQLAWTLVSVILAAGLLALMRDHRSISRYAYTLGLAGIVLVMLPAVLPASISEINGAKLWVRVGSFSIQPGEFAKLALLVFFAYYLVRKREVLSLASHRFLGIDFPRGRDLGPVLVVWVISLLVLIFEKDLGTSLLYFGMFVATVYIATERVSWLLIGLVLFFGGAYLAYVLGELVGGPFANFYVRAEIWLDPFAEPYDSGYQLVQGLLALGTGGMFGAGPGGGQPLLLPEVQNDFIFAGLGEEIGLFGLSALLVIYLLIVERGLRAAIAVRDSFGKLLAGGLAFTLALQVFVIVGGISGLIPLTGQTTPFLSAGGSSLMANWLLVAVLLRVSDAGRRPVTGVGGKVNRPSGGPPEQLHGAPTEVIKP is encoded by the coding sequence ATGGCCCTGGTCGCGGCGTACGGGGCGATGGTCGAGGCGAACGTGCTCGACACGGTCACCCCGACCTTCTGGGTGCCGGCCGCCGCGCTCACGGCGGTGTTCCTCGGCCTGCACCTGGTGATCCGGTTCCTGGCGCCCTTCGCCGACCCGGCCCTGCTGCCGGCGGTGGCCCTGCTCAACGGGCTCGGGGTCGGCTTCCTGCACCGGCTGGACCTGGCCCGGTCGGCTCCCGAGGACCGGGTCGACATGGCCACCTTCGCCGGCACCGGCGGGCGGCAGTTGGCCTGGACGCTGGTCTCGGTGATCCTCGCCGCCGGGCTGCTGGCCCTGATGCGCGACCACCGTTCGATCTCCCGGTACGCGTACACGCTGGGCCTGGCCGGCATCGTGCTGGTCATGCTGCCGGCCGTGCTGCCGGCCAGCATCTCCGAGATCAACGGTGCCAAGCTCTGGGTACGCGTCGGCAGCTTCTCCATCCAGCCCGGCGAGTTCGCGAAGCTCGCCCTGCTGGTCTTCTTCGCCTACTACCTGGTCCGCAAGCGCGAGGTGCTCTCGCTGGCCAGCCACCGGTTCCTCGGCATCGACTTCCCGCGCGGCCGTGACCTCGGCCCGGTGCTCGTGGTCTGGGTGATCAGCCTGCTCGTCCTGATCTTCGAGAAGGACCTGGGCACCTCGCTGCTCTACTTCGGCATGTTCGTGGCGACGGTGTACATCGCCACCGAACGGGTCAGTTGGCTGCTCATCGGTCTGGTCCTCTTCTTCGGCGGCGCCTACCTCGCGTACGTGCTCGGGGAACTGGTCGGTGGACCGTTCGCGAACTTCTACGTCCGGGCCGAGATCTGGCTCGACCCGTTCGCCGAGCCGTACGACTCCGGCTACCAGTTGGTGCAGGGGCTGCTCGCGCTCGGCACCGGCGGGATGTTCGGCGCCGGACCGGGCGGCGGCCAGCCGCTGCTGCTGCCGGAGGTGCAGAACGACTTCATCTTCGCCGGCCTCGGCGAGGAGATCGGCCTGTTCGGTCTCTCCGCGCTGCTGGTGATCTATCTGCTGATCGTGGAGCGCGGCCTGCGGGCCGCCATCGCGGTCCGTGACTCCTTCGGCAAGCTGCTCGCCGGTGGCTTGGCCTTCACCCTCGCGCTCCAGGTCTTCGTGATCGTCGGCGGCATCAGCGGGCTGATCCCGCTCACCGGTCAGACCACTCCCTTCCTCTCCGCCGGTGGCTCCTCGCTGATGGCGAACTGGCTGCTCGTCGCGGTGCTGCTGCGGGTCTCCGACGCCGGGCGGCGCCCGGTGACCGGGGTCGGTGGCAAGGTGAACCGTCCGTCCGGCGGGCCGCCCGAGCAACTGCACGGTGCCCCCACGGAGGTGATCAAGCCGTGA
- a CDS encoding penicillin-binding protein 2 gives MNAPLRRVGVVVIVLFALLFANLNWIQAYKADEYRTSDYNGRVQVAEYERRRGNIEAGGTALAVSKETEGELRFLRTYPGGAKYAHVLGYKPVNLGDTGIERSENDFLAGTSDQLIANRIKDMFTGDRTAGGNVLLTLSKGAQDVAYDQLRNNNRGVKKGAAIAIDPKTGAVQALVSMPSFDPNPLASHNTSEATKAYNELEQDPQRPLRNRALAEVLPPGSTFKMVVAAAALENGIGKDTNIPAGPSYTPPTSGEAITNAVPSICPQSQVTLMKAVTDSCNTGFAKLGVQLGPDVIKEKARQFGFEQEDLTVGRLGEGGQSVAASRTGDMLNPDGGADPAALAQSSIGQRDVRMSPLEGALIAAAVANQGSQMRPYLVRQLLGPDRTTVYDPAQPRELRRPVSREVAADLRDMMVSVVENGTARSAQINGYTVGGKTGTAQSAPDRPDHGWFIGFAIDSNGEPVSAVCVLLEEAGSGGSAEAARISGQIMRAVIADRGGR, from the coding sequence GTGAACGCACCCCTGCGCCGGGTCGGCGTCGTCGTCATCGTCCTGTTCGCCCTGCTCTTCGCGAACCTGAACTGGATCCAGGCGTACAAGGCCGACGAGTACCGCACCAGCGACTACAACGGCCGGGTCCAGGTCGCCGAGTACGAGCGCCGTCGCGGCAACATCGAGGCGGGCGGCACCGCACTGGCGGTCAGCAAGGAGACCGAGGGCGAGCTGAGGTTCCTGCGGACCTATCCGGGCGGGGCGAAGTACGCCCACGTGCTCGGCTACAAGCCGGTCAACCTCGGCGACACCGGGATCGAGCGCTCCGAGAACGACTTCCTCGCCGGCACCAGCGACCAGCTCATCGCCAACCGGATCAAGGACATGTTCACCGGCGACCGCACCGCCGGCGGAAACGTGCTGCTCACCCTCTCCAAGGGGGCCCAGGACGTCGCGTACGACCAGTTGCGCAACAACAACCGGGGGGTGAAGAAGGGCGCGGCGATCGCCATCGACCCGAAGACCGGGGCGGTGCAGGCACTGGTCTCCATGCCCAGCTTCGACCCGAACCCGCTGGCCAGCCACAACACCAGCGAGGCGACCAAGGCGTACAACGAGCTGGAGCAGGACCCGCAGCGTCCGCTGCGCAACCGCGCGCTGGCCGAGGTGCTGCCGCCGGGCTCCACGTTCAAGATGGTGGTGGCCGCCGCCGCGCTGGAGAACGGGATCGGCAAGGACACGAACATCCCGGCCGGCCCCAGCTACACCCCGCCCACCTCCGGCGAGGCGATCACCAACGCGGTGCCGTCGATCTGCCCGCAGTCGCAGGTCACGCTGATGAAGGCGGTCACCGACTCCTGCAACACCGGCTTCGCCAAGCTCGGTGTGCAGCTCGGCCCGGACGTGATCAAGGAGAAGGCCCGGCAGTTCGGCTTCGAGCAGGAGGACCTGACCGTCGGCCGGCTCGGCGAGGGCGGCCAGTCGGTGGCGGCCAGCCGTACCGGCGACATGCTGAACCCCGACGGCGGGGCCGACCCGGCGGCGCTGGCCCAGTCCTCCATCGGGCAGCGCGACGTGCGGATGAGCCCTCTGGAGGGGGCGTTGATCGCCGCGGCGGTCGCCAACCAGGGCAGCCAGATGCGGCCCTACCTGGTACGCCAGCTCCTCGGGCCGGACCGCACCACCGTCTACGACCCCGCCCAGCCGCGTGAACTGCGCCGGCCGGTCAGCCGTGAGGTCGCCGCCGACCTGCGGGACATGATGGTCAGCGTGGTCGAGAACGGCACCGCCCGCTCGGCACAGATCAACGGCTACACCGTGGGCGGCAAGACGGGCACCGCCCAGTCGGCGCCGGACCGGCCCGACCACGGCTGGTTCATCGGTTTCGCCATCGACTCCAACGGGGAACCGGTCTCGGCGGTCTGCGTGCTGCTCGAAGAGGCCGGCAGCGGCGGCAGCGCAGAGGCGGCCCGGATCTCCGGGCAGATCATGCGCGCCGTCATCGCCGACCGTGGGGGGCGTTGA
- a CDS encoding serine/threonine-protein kinase gives MLSPGVQLGNRYRLDERIASGGMGDVWRGLDQVLGRTVAVKSLLPALMDEPGFAERFRGEARTMATINHPGVVDVYDFGNDQQIAFLVMEYVEGDPLSATLSRVGRLTPARTMALVAQAADALHAAHLKGIVHRDVKPGNLLVRPNGTLVLTDFGIARSELVGQLTAAGSVLGTASYISPEQATGQVATPASDVYALGVVAYQCLAGRRPFEGDNPLDIAMRHVRETPRQLPSDIPPQVCALVERAMAKDPKDRWQSAAALAGVARQLKTALSQQARAGGQKANPISAAPASPAPGRAQVPTPQPPRPPAAPHSTPPGRPPAVNHRPPMAARHPAAQPLRPTTVAPAVPAMPAGRPMPPPNNYQRAAATPPPGYQLRPAPPQQAPGRSRSGVLFLAVMLGVLVLLCSGVISYKVRLKNSADLPVGVSVQTVSSVVRGFDGRDDPAGTAYRRLDQPRGGSHETTTSEGRRTR, from the coding sequence ATGCTCAGTCCGGGAGTTCAGCTCGGTAACCGCTACCGTCTCGACGAACGCATCGCCAGCGGCGGCATGGGCGACGTCTGGCGCGGCCTGGACCAGGTGCTCGGCCGTACGGTCGCGGTGAAGAGCCTGCTCCCGGCGTTGATGGACGAGCCCGGTTTCGCCGAGCGGTTCCGTGGCGAGGCTCGCACCATGGCGACGATCAACCATCCGGGTGTGGTCGACGTCTACGACTTCGGCAACGACCAGCAGATCGCCTTCCTGGTGATGGAGTACGTGGAGGGCGACCCGCTCTCCGCCACGCTGAGCCGGGTCGGTCGACTCACCCCGGCCCGGACGATGGCGTTGGTGGCGCAGGCCGCCGACGCGCTGCACGCGGCCCACCTCAAGGGGATCGTGCACCGGGACGTGAAGCCCGGCAACCTGCTGGTCCGGCCGAACGGCACGCTGGTGCTGACCGACTTCGGCATCGCCCGCTCGGAACTCGTCGGCCAGCTCACCGCCGCCGGTTCGGTGCTCGGCACCGCCTCGTACATCTCGCCCGAGCAGGCCACCGGTCAGGTCGCCACCCCCGCCTCGGACGTGTACGCCCTCGGCGTCGTCGCGTACCAGTGTCTCGCCGGACGCCGTCCCTTCGAGGGCGACAACCCGCTCGACATCGCCATGCGACACGTGCGGGAGACCCCGCGACAGTTGCCGTCCGACATCCCGCCGCAGGTCTGCGCCCTGGTGGAGCGGGCCATGGCGAAGGACCCGAAGGACCGCTGGCAGAGCGCCGCCGCGCTGGCCGGGGTGGCCCGGCAGCTCAAGACGGCACTGTCCCAGCAGGCGCGGGCGGGTGGGCAGAAGGCCAACCCGATCTCGGCCGCTCCCGCCTCACCGGCTCCGGGGCGCGCCCAGGTGCCGACGCCGCAGCCGCCGCGTCCTCCGGCGGCACCGCACTCGACACCTCCCGGCCGCCCACCGGCTGTGAACCACCGGCCGCCGATGGCGGCCCGTCACCCGGCGGCGCAACCGCTCCGTCCCACGACCGTCGCTCCGGCCGTCCCGGCGATGCCGGCTGGCCGACCGATGCCACCACCCAACAACTATCAGCGTGCCGCCGCCACCCCGCCGCCCGGCTACCAGCTCCGACCCGCTCCACCACAGCAGGCGCCCGGACGGTCGCGTTCCGGAGTGCTGTTCCTGGCGGTGATGCTGGGCGTGCTGGTCCTGCTCTGTTCCGGCGTGATTTCCTACAAGGTGCGACTGAAGAACAGCGCCGACCTGCCGGTCGGGGTCTCTGTGCAAACGGTGTCGTCCGTCGTGCGTGGGTTCGACGGGCGAGACGATCCGGCCGGTACGGCGTACCGTCGACTGGATCAGCCCCGTGGAGGCAGCCACGAGACGACGACGAGCGAAGGACGACGGACGCGATGA
- the pknB gene encoding Stk1 family PASTA domain-containing Ser/Thr kinase: protein MTAQARLLGGRYQVGELLGYGGMAEVHRGRDLRLGRDVAIKMLRTDLARDATFQMRFRREAQNAASLNHPAIVAVYDTGEEQAPTGETLPFIVMEFVNGRTLKEVLGAEGRLQPRRALEISADICAALDFSHRHGIIHRDIKPGNVMLTQTGQVKVMDFGIARALASGATTMTQTSAVIGTAQYLSPEQARGEAVDARSDVYAAGCVLFELVCGHPPFVGDSPVSVAYQHVRETPPTPSDLNPDVNPAVDAIVLKALSKNPLNRYQSAGEMRADMLRAAAGRPVMATPVMREDETVAMAPSSGYSSGGAGGATQTRQIPARVGDPRQRRASSWLIAMFAALGVLAVIALVAALLLNQRDDEDTPVPTLTGLTQQDAFAQIEQNGLTAALGDPVLSSDCKKGAVVSQTPAAGERVQPNSTVTVQICDGKPVVTIPAVVGGTQEFAEQQLKELKLDVDVKEDNNAAPEGQVLAIDPGVGERVEEGSKVTLTVSKGNVVRVPDVANLTEDEARKRLRDAGFEVRVELGREVPADQAGRVLDQNPNANTQRTKGSRVTITISVEEEVEDPDPPTPTPPTGSPSTPPPDEDDGGGGNGNGGGSGGGGQVMPSPGFPPFRFPGE, encoded by the coding sequence ATGACAGCGCAGGCCCGCCTGCTCGGTGGCAGGTACCAGGTCGGCGAGCTGCTCGGTTATGGCGGCATGGCCGAGGTGCATCGTGGTCGCGACCTGAGGCTCGGTCGGGACGTGGCGATCAAGATGCTCCGGACCGACCTGGCCCGGGACGCCACCTTCCAGATGCGGTTCCGTCGGGAGGCGCAGAACGCCGCCTCGCTCAACCACCCGGCCATCGTCGCGGTCTACGACACGGGTGAGGAACAGGCGCCGACCGGCGAGACCCTTCCGTTCATCGTGATGGAGTTCGTCAACGGGCGCACCCTCAAGGAGGTGCTCGGCGCCGAGGGCCGGCTACAGCCCCGGCGGGCGCTGGAGATCTCCGCCGACATCTGTGCGGCGCTGGACTTCAGCCACCGGCACGGCATCATCCACCGCGACATCAAGCCCGGCAACGTGATGCTCACCCAGACCGGCCAGGTCAAGGTGATGGACTTCGGCATCGCCCGGGCTCTGGCCAGCGGTGCCACCACGATGACGCAGACCAGCGCGGTCATCGGCACCGCGCAGTACCTCTCCCCGGAGCAGGCGCGCGGCGAGGCCGTGGACGCCCGCTCCGACGTGTACGCGGCCGGCTGCGTCCTCTTCGAGCTGGTCTGCGGCCACCCGCCGTTCGTCGGCGACAGTCCGGTCAGCGTCGCGTACCAACACGTCCGGGAGACCCCGCCGACGCCGAGCGACCTGAACCCGGACGTCAACCCGGCGGTCGACGCGATCGTGCTCAAGGCGCTCTCCAAGAACCCGCTCAACCGTTACCAGAGCGCCGGCGAGATGCGTGCCGACATGCTTCGGGCGGCGGCCGGTCGTCCGGTGATGGCGACGCCGGTGATGCGCGAGGACGAGACCGTCGCCATGGCCCCGTCCTCGGGCTACTCGTCGGGTGGGGCAGGTGGTGCCACCCAGACGCGGCAGATCCCCGCCCGGGTCGGCGACCCGCGCCAGCGGCGCGCCTCGTCCTGGCTGATCGCCATGTTCGCCGCGCTCGGCGTGCTCGCGGTGATCGCGCTGGTCGCCGCGCTGCTGTTGAACCAGCGCGATGACGAGGACACTCCGGTGCCCACCCTCACCGGGCTCACGCAGCAGGACGCATTCGCCCAGATCGAGCAGAACGGCCTCACCGCGGCGCTCGGCGACCCCGTCCTCTCCTCCGACTGCAAGAAGGGCGCCGTGGTCAGCCAGACCCCGGCCGCCGGCGAGCGAGTGCAGCCGAACAGCACGGTGACCGTGCAGATCTGCGACGGGAAGCCCGTGGTGACCATCCCGGCCGTGGTCGGTGGCACCCAGGAGTTCGCCGAGCAGCAGCTCAAGGAACTGAAGCTCGACGTGGACGTCAAGGAGGACAACAACGCCGCGCCCGAGGGCCAGGTGTTGGCGATCGATCCGGGCGTGGGCGAGCGGGTGGAGGAGGGGAGCAAGGTCACTCTCACCGTCTCCAAGGGCAACGTGGTCCGGGTGCCGGACGTCGCGAACCTCACCGAGGACGAGGCGCGTAAGAGGCTGCGGGACGCGGGCTTCGAGGTCCGGGTCGAGCTCGGTCGTGAGGTGCCTGCGGACCAGGCCGGACGGGTGCTCGACCAGAACCCGAACGCCAACACCCAGCGCACCAAGGGCAGCAGGGTGACGATCACGATCTCCGTCGAGGAGGAGGTGGAGGACCCGGACCCGCCGACGCCGACGCCGCCGACCGGGTCTCCGAGCACCCCGCCCCCCGACGAGGACGACGGTGGTGGCGGCAACGGTAACGGTGGCGGCAGCGGTGGTGGCGGTCAGGTCATGCCGAGTCCGGGCTTCCCGCCGTTCCGGTTCCCCGGCGAGTGA
- a CDS encoding vancomycin high temperature exclusion protein, with translation MTEPAPAGVPVRWRRRLIRVAVLLAVALLLVSVPWFWTTVSARGHVHTEADAPSVDVVIVLGTAVTENGQRPGIRLAGRLETAAELVHSGRARVVLVSGDGGGTSGDEPAAMAAHLTGPLGVDPQRVVTDPHGLDTYDTCLRARDVYGIERALIVTQSYHLDRAVTLCRHLGIDTDGVTARCTGCGSSLLAQKAARDYLASGKAVLDAVRHRPPAVSSPADPSVTDALRR, from the coding sequence GTGACCGAACCGGCCCCGGCCGGTGTCCCGGTGCGGTGGCGACGCCGCCTGATCCGGGTCGCCGTGCTCCTCGCGGTCGCGCTGCTGCTGGTGAGCGTGCCGTGGTTCTGGACGACGGTGTCCGCGCGCGGACACGTCCACACCGAGGCCGACGCGCCGAGCGTCGACGTGGTGATCGTCCTGGGCACGGCGGTGACCGAGAACGGGCAGCGACCCGGCATCCGGCTCGCCGGACGCCTGGAGACCGCCGCTGAGCTGGTACACAGCGGGCGGGCCCGGGTGGTGCTGGTGTCGGGTGACGGTGGCGGGACGTCCGGGGACGAGCCGGCGGCGATGGCCGCGCACCTGACCGGGCCGCTCGGTGTTGACCCGCAGCGCGTCGTCACGGATCCGCACGGCCTGGACACGTACGACACCTGCCTGCGGGCACGGGACGTCTACGGAATCGAGCGGGCCCTGATCGTCACGCAGTCCTACCACCTGGACCGGGCCGTGACGCTCTGCCGACATCTCGGCATCGACACCGACGGGGTCACCGCCCGCTGCACCGGCTGCGGATCGAGCCTGCTGGCGCAGAAGGCGGCCCGTGACTACCTGGCCAGCGGCAAGGCGGTCCTGGACGCGGTTCGCCACCGACCGCCTGCGGTCAGCTCGCCCGCCGACCCGAGCGTCACGGACGCGCTGCGTCGATGA